Part of the Prunus dulcis chromosome 8, ALMONDv2, whole genome shotgun sequence genome is shown below.
TTATGTCTTGGGTGTTTTGAGTCTTCTGTCTTAAGTGTGttgcttttgttcttgttATGTTCTGATTCTTACCGACTCCTCCTTACTCTTTttcgtttcttttttctttattaaattttttttaaaaaaaaaaaaaaaaaaaacctgacTCATTGACAGCCACACGGTGCGTTTTACTTTGGGTGTTTAAGCTGTGCAGTTAGGTCGACTTCCTCGGTCACATTTGATCTCTCTTCTGCCCCCATTGCCGTCTTCCAGAGGTGTAAGCGTTTGCTACTCTGTGTTTTGCTCCGTCGCGTCACCATGGTCGCCACACGGAGCCGTCATTCTTCCTCCTCCGCTGCCACTACTCGTCCTCCCTCTCGTGAGCTGTTGCTGTCACTTGCAGGGCACATTCAGCCTCCTGATCCTCCTCGTCCTCCTCGGGCTAGCAGTATCTAAGGTTCATCTGTTCTGCTTCTGGATTGTTCTATTTTGAAGTTATCTTTGTGTTCCTTTGGATTTCCTACACAAAAAGGGGGAGAATATTTTGTGGTACATATGAGGTTTAGGGGGAGTATACATTTTGTGGTACATATGAGATTAAGGGGGAGTAGATGTTTTCTGTCCCTGGAAGTAGAATTTGTAGTACTTTGCTTAACCTCTTGACATATGAAAATTTGTTGTTTATCTGTTCTAAGTTCTGGTTATTATTATATCATTCTATTATGCTTCACTGGTAGTCTGCTTGTTGGTGTGCAGACAATGCAAGAATTGAATCTCTGTTTGACAAAGCAAAGTTGGTTATGTAGTTTTGTTTCCTTGTAAACGTGTTTGATATGTATAGGATGAAAATTAGTTTGTGAGGAATTGCTACTGGAAGTTTTGGCACTACTCTTTCAATCTCATACCTCCGAGGCATACCCTGACCATATGAGAAACTTGACAAtaggtaaatcatgacatatcATGCATTCATGATAGGACTTATAGttgaagtttttgttttgagtctttGTGATTGAAGTTAAAATATGAGTCGGTTGGTGACATCATTAAGAGTCCTTAATGAATtagattttgtatttttattgaatcagaatttatattgttaatcGGATAACTGTTTGGCTCTTGTGTGGCGTCTCATTGAGGAGATCATATTGCACCAGGTTCAAAGAGTTTTAGTTCAATTGGTCTTAGAGTTATAATTGTTTTGGAAGTGTAGTCTCGCAAGTTTCTCTCCTGTGAGAAACTTGCTTTGAATAAAAggatgttttgttttcttgtgaGATGTAGCTTTTCCAACGTCTGAAATTATTGGGGCATATTGAATCTATTTTGGAAAAGCTGCTGTACTCAGTTCACTCAGTAAGTCATCAAGTGCTTCGGTTGCTTGGTGATTGATCgaattcattcatcattcatatTACATACATATGCATGTCGGTGTCTCATATGGTTAAGGACACCAAGACACTTTGTGTGTTTATCCTCCGgtgagcttgaagcaatcgcgACCAGTATTgcattcaacataaggagtgtcgaagatcatcccgtgacagaagctgagttacgaagaagtcggtaaacattgTCTAGATTGAGTCTAGGACAAGTGTGTGCgcgtacttcttgtaatctcAATTCTATAGTGGATTCATTCTGGACTAAGGAGTCTCGTGGAATTTCCCCAGatgtggggttttaccacgtaaaataaatatctgcgtgttcttttattttaagctttgcacatctcagaattgataactcatatcaatcTTGCTTCAAAGtttgatcattatttattgcaaaTCATCCGAATTAGCTCGTTTAACCTTCTCCAGGCATTTATAGAtatcctacaggtattttcATAGCCTGAGCGGTGCACTCTAGGTGTCCGACAAAAAGCCTAAACAAAGTTAGTCTGTTGTGTGCTACGCTGCGTTGCCAGGgcaattgtttttttgtttttgttttttttttgtttttaattttataaatccTTGCCAAAATTGCACCTCTGCTATAAAATTTATAGATCCACCAGTGATTGGTGCTAGGAGTAGTGTGGTGACTCGATGGGGGTAATGATGGTAAGAGCAATGGTGACCATGATCGGCGGTGGTAGCGACGGTGATCATGGAGGCAATGGTGACCatggtttattttttcaaaactcTTCCTTCAAATTTAAGAAATAACACATTTTAAGTGGAACTTAAACTTGTGATTTGTTCCTCCCACAATCCATATGTTAGTGttcatataatttataaatccCGTTATTTTAGAAATTAGTGCACGCCATTTTAGAAATTCTGAGGTTTGTCCAAACAATCCATCCATAATTTTCCTCGAACTTTAAGAACTATATTGGACCAAGCTAGTCTTTGAACATCACTCTTCTCAACTAGAATTTGGTGatgccaaaacaaaatcctagTCTGTAAATCATTCTGATAAGCAATGTACAGGGTCCACCGGCCCGCGCCCACCCCCCCAcccccaaccaaaaaaaaccccaaatgaaattattcaattttgtttcaaCCAGCCATTTATATGGCTGGTTGATGGAAGCACGGAGAGATATGGGNNNNNNNNNNTAGATAAAGTAACATATGTCATgaagagaagggagaaggtccaaaagagaatgttagagagaaggttgttAGCATTCCcctaatgacattgttttaagtgtaaggagaATAACACATGTCAagcaaaaaaaagagaaggtctaaaagagaaggttagagagaaagTTGCTAACATTCCCCTTTCGGAAAATTATTATACTTCATATTGAGGGAGATGTAGCAACCATACAATGAATGTCCAATTCAAGCCAGCAAAATAAAGATTGGTGTTTAACTTTTGCTGATGGCCCTATGCATGCAAAAATAGGCATGCAtaaattctctctctattgttaatttcaatttgggaatttagggttttttgattttttgattttaatttttttagatcttaaaaatagtttggagTTCAATATCAAacaagtttattttaaaatctctatttaaaattttatatttttaaaaagaatcataATTTTTGAGTAGGACACCAAAGAGGGCCTAAAGGGTccataaacatttattttttattttttatgatgtCTCAAATATAGCTGTATTGATGATAATTTCGTCTTAAATACAACCCTTCAAATATCAATTCTTGCATTGTCTTTTCtattagaaaatatatttattccAATCTCcaaaatagaaacaaattCCTCCTGGTAAAATGGGCTATAGACCTTATCAAAAcgagaaaggaaaaaggggGCTATAGTTTATTAtctgtttctttctcttaaGGGAACTCCATAGTTTTtctgaataaaaaattatgttaaaaatttatttattgatcGCGTAgttttgtttaataattttatactCCCTACAATTTCACGTGTATGTGAAGTCAAAATGATTAAAGTAAGTACAATAAGTGAGGacaggaagaggaggagggggTTTGAATGTTCTTTGGTGATCCAACAGATGAGATGGTAGAGAGCATGTCTAATGCAAGGGCAAGGAGCAAGGGGCTGGCTAGGTCCTGTTTTAGCCCATTAAAATGGTACTGTGCATAAAATCTaacttctcaaattttttgtgattCTAACGGTGTTGAGGAGTTAGGgttgaaactcaaaactttttattttaatttattattattttatttgtgataaaaatcaaagcaacacaaaaatttattattgagCCATACTTTGGAATAACAATTTTGggcaaaatgaaaaaaagaaaaaagaaaaaagaaaaaagaaaaaaagaaatgtttaGAGTAATTGAGAGATTTTTTAGGTGAGAATGtgatgaataaaagaaaaaaaaaaagtcagcTAGTTgggaattggaaaaaaaaaaaaaacaaaaaaggctGGAAAAGTCAGCAAATGCGGCgtcccttttattttatttatttatttatttcaaaaactGACTGTGGCTATGGGGCTCATTTTTATTCGGACTAACAGCGAGGTAAAACCAGCTCCTTATCTTGCCTTAGGCCAAATAACTTCAGTTCTGAGAGCCATTAATATATGAACTTCCCAAACCAGAAGTCTTGTTGTGATGTTTCATTTTCTATGTGTGGTGTGATTGAAAACGAGTATTCAGTATTTAATCAGCAATTTAAATTGGTGGCCATTTTGGGTCCAATTTTTATAACTAATAAGTCTCATAATGCAGATGAAATTTGTGGATACGATCTTTTCCCAAAGTAGGAAGCAGAGAAACAGAACCAAATGAATCAAGGGCTTTATTATTCCCACCTTTCGgccaaaaaaaacatcaaGGACTTTATTATACCACTGCATTTTGCAACCAATGTCACATGCACAACCGACtgcaaataaacaaaaagttgaaaaaaaacatatacacATGCATAAATCTTTGTCATtgtatattaatttctttttattttttattttccaattatGTACAAAAATATTCTCGACATTTACGAATTACATTATTAATTACAAACGTTACATAAACGATATGCATTGTTTATATATTGATGAGTCTTACTCTCACATATATGAAAACCCATTGTACATAAGTGTGTCTGATCACCTAACAACATTACTCATTGATGTAAGATTGATTTTACGTAATTATCAGTTctatgaaaaataaagttaGCAATGTAATCGGTGAATATGGTACGAAGGATTTTATCATACATGATAATGTTGCAAAAAATAGTTGTAACAACTTGGAATCCATTTGTATAGATGGGTCCTAAATAGATCAATATAACCTTATCAGCAAGTGCGGTATAAATAATTTCTTCATGCATTACAAGCCAAGCCAGGAGGTAGCAAGAACTATAAATTAATTCAGCCGAGGAGACTAGAGCTAGCTAGGTGCAATTGTTATACACTAAAAAATGGATTCACAAGCTGAACCcaaacttgaaattttctttttcccataCATTCTTGGTGGTCACTTGATCCCCATGATAGATTTAGCCAGACTCTTTGCATCTCATGGAGTGAAGGCCACCATTGTCACAACCCCTCACAATGTCCTCCTCTTTCAAAGCCCCATCCTTAGAGACCAAAAATTAGGCTACGATATTGGCTTCCACACTCTAAATTTCCGATCAGAAGAGTTTGGCCTACCAAATGGTTGTGAAAATGAGCTCACAACCACTAATGGTGACATGTTCATCAAGCTCTTCATGGCTGCTATGAAGCTTCAAGACCCTCTTGGGAAGCTCCTTTGTGAGACCAGACCAGACTGTCTCGTCTCCGACAGGCTTTATCCTTGGACAGCAGATGTCACTGATGGGCTTGGCATTCCGCGGATTGTGTTCGATGGGAGTGGTTGCTTCTCTCATTGCGTGGAAGAGAGCCTCAGACGCTACACACCGCATGAGAGAGTTTTATCTGAAACAGAGGCTTTTGTTGTGCCAGGCCTGCCCAACAAGATTGAGCTGAAGAGGTCAATGCTGCCAGATTATGTCAAAGCTGAAAATGGCTTCACTCTGTTCCTCAATGAGGCTCTGGAGGGTGAGATTAAAAGCTATGGGATTGTGGTCAACAGCTTCTATGAGTTGGAACAAGCTTATGCTGATTATTTTCAAAAGGAGATGAAGAGAAAAACATGGCACATAGGGCCAGTCTCATTGCACAACAGAAGCAACATTGACAAAGTTGAAAGAGGTATTAAAACCTCCATTGATGAGCACAGTTGTTTGAATTGGCTTGATTCTAGAGAACCCAACTCTGTTCTTTACATCAGCTTTGGAAGCATGCCAAGGATCACTTCAGCTCAGCTCTTGGAGATTGCTCATGGGCTTGAAGCCTCCAACCACCCTTTCATTTGGGTGATTGGGAGAATTTTAGATTATTCATCCAGAGAGAAGCAACAAGTAGAAAGTGTTCTGCTTCCTGTTGGGTTTGAAGAAAGAGttacaaaatcaaaaggaGGGCTCATAATCAGAGGCTGGGCTCCTCAGCTTCTGATTCTAGAACATCCAGCAGTTGGGGCTTATATGAACCATTGTGGATGGAACTCAATCATTGAAGGTGTCACAGCTGGTGTGCCTATGATCACATGGCCTTTCTCCTCTGAGCAATTTTACAATGAGAGATTCATTCTCAATGTCATAAGGGTAGGGATTTCAATGGGAAATGAGCACTGGGTTCCATTGACGGAGCTGCCTAGAGTGACCATCAAGAGTGAGAAAGTAGCCAAAGTTGTGAAAAGACTAATGGGCAGTGAAGAAGCTGAAGTTCTGGGCATGAGAAAGAGAGCAGCTGAGTATAGAGACAAAGCCATGAGAGCTTTTGAAGAAGGTGGCTCTTCTTATGCAAATGTTGATGCTTTCATAGCTGAGCTCAAGTCTCGCCGGAAAAATCAAAATGGTCATCTGTAATTTGGTGCGACGTTGTTTCATTGTCATCAATAAATGATTAATTTGGACTGGATTGTAAATTTGTAAGTTTTCATTAACTTCACCAACTCCTTTATTTATTGTACATCCTCCATTattcaaataaagaaatgtaGGGCTATTATTAGAGTGAAATGCTTCCATGAAACACATCTAGATATCTATGTGTTCTTGTGATTGACGTTGGGGCAATTAAGCATCCAACATTTATATGGTGTGGTACACTTCCTCAAAAGTACAAATTAAGCTCACCTTTGTGATTATATCTTACAAGTTTGAAATCATGCTAATatctttttatcttctttttctctcataTTGTGATGCATaacaaattgaattgaatctcTAGTTTAGGATAATTTCTCATGACATGAACATGCACGACACAAATATAGGGAAACACAGTAGATGGACCATGTCACACTTACTTGAAAGTGTAGGGTTTGTAATGGACAATTATCTTGGCTTGGATTTTGTCATATTACAAGCTATAGACGTGGACAAACATAACctcacattaaaaaaaaccgtATCACAACAATGTACAATATAAAAATAGGTGATTCACTACTAATATAACATTAATGCCTTTCGAGATAAAACCTCATACCTAAATGAGTTCAGTTAACCTAATTCAATCCATATTTAACTTAATGAGCTGAATCAAGTTTAATAGTGGGCTCGTAATGATTCGTTGCACAACACTGATGTGGTGCTTATTTTGTTGTAATACATCTCACCTATATTTTCTAATCACATGGTTGATCGCATATTCTATAAACATGTAATTCACAATTCACCAACAGCTATAGGTGAGGTGGCCAATCTTTGTGCGTACAAGATCctatatttgtttatatattttacaACAAACGATGTAAGTCATTCatataaatatgaatatatagcaaaatattcattttaaaaataagttcttcaatattatttaataagagTCAAACCCTCAACCTTTTACTTCAACGAAAGAGATAAGCATATTCCACACGTGGTGCACAACATTTGTGCACGCGGAGTTATAATATTGGCTCACATGAATGATTAGCAACACTCATTCCCCACATGTTTTTCTTTAGAATGGTGATGCTCTTAATCCCCTCTAAAAATTATTGCGTGAATTGAATATACTATATCGGTAGGCTACGTGGTGTATCAGATATAtacaataaattatttttttatattgatattGAGATTCACTCACTTAATTTGGGAGATAAATGAATATATATCCTACTTTGGATTTATACGCTAACATTGAGTTTTTATGTGTGTCAATATTATTAAGGTAGTTTTATTCCTTTTAACTATGTTATTTGAGTGTTATTAGGcactattattatttatataaaaaacttATGAAAAGGAACTTGTAGTTCCAATGATAGTGAGTATTTCTACCACGCGCAAGTTTAGAGTTCAAATCGCTTCTCTACATTTGACctcctttatatatatgtaaccCAAAAAGTGGCAAAATTTCTAACGAACCCTCGCGGACAAACCTTTTATCTATTCTAATGAGGCCCCATTGCAATTTTGGGCTTAAGATTGATGCATGTAAAGTAAAAGAGACCAAAGTGGCGCTTGAATAGACTATACCTAAATGATCACTTTTCCTTGCTATAAAAAGAAGTATGATTGGCTAACTATAAGTAGCATGAAAGTGAAGGGAGTAATGTTGTCAAAGGCATTACCACACGCACAAACCATTGGTTCTCTCTCCCCCTTAGATTATGATATGTCATGTCATGACGAAAGCAATCAAGTTTCATGTgatcattgatatattttctgcaacaagaaaagaaaaagaaaaacaatagaaAAGGAGGTTGAAATTTGAACATGCCCGTATAGGGACAACTTTTACTTTTGGTGGGTTGACAAATGGCAATAATGGCAGTTGACTTTTTGAAGGAAGTTGGAGTTACATCCTAAAATCAATTGATAATAGGGGGAGTAGTCCAACTTGTTATAAGAACTTGtaaagttttttaatttttcaatatgAGACTTTTTACTTTTACATTCTCACACGCCCCGCACGTGTGACGAATATTAACAATCCTTCTCGTTGGTAAGTGTGGGATTTTGGGGCTGCTTCGTCCAAAGATAAATACGAGCTCGATATTGATCATGATACCAGTTGGTTCATCCACAAGTTAAGAGTTATGGTTGGtaaactaaatttatttttgcaaaTACGGATGAGATTCTTAATACTTTTGTCTGGTAACGAAGGGGGCATGAagcccaaaaacaaacaaatccaccTAGCCTGCGGGCTTAAATAGACGGCCCTTTAGCCTAGCAAGACCAATCTAGCTAAATTTAAGCCCTTTAGCCTAGGTCAATTCGATAAATGTAACTAATCCTGCGTGATACAAAAGTCAAAGAACTTGGATTACTAACAATAAGTGTGTGGATTGCACCCAACTTCTATCATAACAATTGGACTTATATcgaattatttattaattctaCCATCTTCAGTTGTTGCAAATTAGTCAAGCAAGCTAAACCACCTTCTTCTATCCAACTTCCACCCAAACATTTTAGGGTCCGTAAATTGCTCAAGGTATCCAACCTGAGATTCATTGGTTTGGTTCCATGGAGGAGCAAATGTCTCAAATTCTTCAACTTCCAAATTACATCGGGGAAACAATACGAAtatttgtaaatttgaaaatcctTATAGTTATATTGTACTTTTGATGAGAAGTTATATTCTACTTTAAGTGTCTGTAGATTCTTTAGTTTTCCAATCGATCGTGGAAGCTGGAGTCCGAAGGAGACCTGTATCAAGGATAATCCTAGATACCTCAGTTGAATTAGGTTTCCCACTGCACTTAGTGCCTGAGATGGAAAGGGAACACCATCTAGGACCCTGAGCAACTTGAAATCCTTGTAAATAAAGCCGTTTTTCAAATACTCTACGTTGAAATATTGAAGGGAGCGTAGGTAGGAGGCATACGGCTTTAGAAAAACATACAAATCATGTTCACCATGGATTACAAGCCTTCGAGACTTGTTGCGTTGTGATGTTGGCAATGCAACTTTGGTGCCCACTATAAATTTCAAGAAAACTTTCCTCATTCCCCTTTGAGATAGAGAAGTCTCTGGGAAGATCATGCATGCGAATGGTTTTAATCTTTCCACGTGAGGTTAGTGCTGCCACCTGGATCATGCACCTATCCATCAATTCGTTTAAGCAATTTTCAGGAACACCTTCCGCGGGTTCTTCTCCTTATTGTGGTAAGAATTGTTCTGCAACCCACAAGTGTATCaactttattttcaatatagaGGAATCCTCGGGGAAAAGACCCAAATGGAGAAAACATGATTTTAAGTGGAAAGGCAAATCATTATAGCTTAGAGCTAAATTGCAAAAACGCGATCTTGATCAATGAGACGCCAGGTGATGTTTTGAAGCATGCGTCTCCATTCCTCTGCTGTCTTCCTTTTCGTGGACTATAATCCTCCAAGCACCACCACTGCGAGTGGCAGACCACTGCATTTCGCCATCATCTCTCTTCCGACCTTCTCCAAATCACAAGGCATATAGTCCATTCCTGGGAGTGCTTTCTTGCAAAACAATTCCAAGCTTTCATCTTGTGTTAAAAAATCACAGTTCAAGTGCTTCGTTCATTGGATCTGCATATAAAGCAACTTCCTTATTTCGGGTGGTGAGCATCACCTTACTTTCCATCCTTCCACTTGGAAATGCAGATTGGAAGCTATCCCAGACCTCTGTTTCCCAGAGAACAACTAGATACCTCATctctttcaagtttcaacaatTGATGCAACTTCAATACCAACGCCTCCTCttccaatttcttcaaatCATCCATATTGCAATCAGGACTTGTAGCTACAATTATCCTTTCTAGAGTTTCTCTACTGTAATCTTTAGACATATAAACAAATGCTTGGCAATCAAATTGGTATTTGATATCACTATTGTTgtacaatttttttgcaaGAGTGGTTTTGCTGAGACATCCCATGCCCACAATAGAAACCACACGGCGACGTGGCTCCATGCGAGATAGTTGTCTTAGCAATGCTTTGGTATCTTCTATAAGATCAACCAAATCATCTTTCTC
Proteins encoded:
- the LOC117638506 gene encoding abscisate beta-glucosyltransferase-like, which codes for MDSQAEPKLEIFFFPYILGGHLIPMIDLARLFASHGVKATIVTTPHNVLLFQSPILRDQKLGYDIGFHTLNFRSEEFGLPNGCENELTTTNGDMFIKLFMAAMKLQDPLGKLLCETRPDCLVSDRLYPWTADVTDGLGIPRIVFDGSGCFSHCVEESLRRYTPHERVLSETEAFVVPGLPNKIELKRSMLPDYVKAENGFTLFLNEALEGEIKSYGIVVNSFYELEQAYADYFQKEMKRKTWHIGPVSLHNRSNIDKVERGIKTSIDEHSCLNWLDSREPNSVLYISFGSMPRITSAQLLEIAHGLEASNHPFIWVIGRILDYSSREKQQVESVLLPVGFEERVTKSKGGLIIRGWAPQLLILEHPAVGAYMNHCGWNSIIEGVTAGVPMITWPFSSEQFYNERFILNVIRVGISMGNEHWVPLTELPRVTIKSEKVAKVVKRLMGSEEAEVLGMRKRAAEYRDKAMRAFEEGGSSYANVDAFIAELKSRRKNQNGHL